Proteins from a genomic interval of Trifolium pratense cultivar HEN17-A07 linkage group LG6, ARS_RC_1.1, whole genome shotgun sequence:
- the LOC123890933 gene encoding F-actin-capping protein subunit alpha has product MAEEEEESELSDKQKVEIAKWFLLNSPPGEIQYVAKDVKLILNDDGLFNEAASEAFPLYNKSHFIVLPMSDRSGDVLVTSFGELEDNAYLDPRTAQVAIVDHVKQVCTGVRPAQDEELATAYIEEFRFSLDAEILKYVEDVYPKGVCSVYCVNGKDTEGPGSDFELAVVISAARHSPQNFCNGSWCSVWNIVFKDEQQTVEVKGKLQVAAHYFEEGNVQLDAKHECKDATLFQAPEDCALALSSIIRHHETEYLASLEASYLNLPDSTFKDLRRKLPVTRTLFPWHNTLQFSLTRDISKELGIGK; this is encoded by the exons ATggcagaagaagaagaagaatcagaGCTCAGCGATAAGCAAAAAGTTGAAATCGCGAAATGGTTTCTTCTCAACTCTCCTCCTGGAGAAATTCAATACGTTGCCAAAG ATGTGAAATTGATTCTCAACGACGATGGTTTGTTCAACGAAGCTGCTTCCGAAGCATTTCCTCTTTACAACAAATCTCACTTCATTGTTCTTCCAATGTCTGATCGTAGCGGAGAT GTTCTGGTTACTTCCTTTGGTGAGCTTGAGGACAATGCGTATCTTGATCCTAGAACTGCTCAAGTAGCAATAGTTGATCATGTTAAACAA GTCTGTACAGGCGTGAGACCTGCACAGGATGAAGAACTTGCAACTGCATATATTGAAGAATTTCG ATTCAGTCTTGATGCTGAGATACTTAAATATGTTGAAGACGTTTATCCAAAAGGTGTCTGCTCTGTCTACTGTGTAAATGGGAAGGATACAGAGGGCCCAGGTTCTGATTTTGAGCTTGCCGTAGTGATTTCTGCTGCTAGGCATAGCCCACAAAATTTCTG CAATGGGAGTTGGTGTTCAGTTTGGAATATTGTTTTCAAAGATGAACAGCAAACAGTGGAAGTAAAAGGGAAATTGCAG GTAGCTGCCCATTATTTTGAGGAAGGAAATGTGCAGTTAGATGCAAAACATGAATGCAAAGATGCAACTCTTTTTCAG gCCCCCGAGGATTGTGCGCTTGCCCTATCAAGCATAATTCGTCACCATGAAACAGAGTACCTTGCATCTCTTGAG GCTTCATATCTAAACCTTCCTGATTCTACTTTCAAG GATCTTCGGAGGAAGCTTCCAGTCACCCGTACCTTATTTCCATGGCATAACACTTTGCAATTTAGCTTGACAAGAGATATCTCAAAAGAACTTGGCATTGGAAAGTaa
- the LOC123890932 gene encoding tafazzin, protein MHRLDRGDVWKNKARSLQLQLRDRFRVAVDRHWRRRHNHTIFPDADGYFSSTLQRWLDRFRDFRRDKLPSTTAFYRKRVMKDFSSEEESTILRMMQAVAVPILGNVCHVFMNGLNRVQVYGLEKLHSALLERPKGKPLLTVSNHVAAMDDPLVIASLLPPHVLLDARNLRWTLCATDRCFKNPVTSAFFRSVKVLPVSRGDGIYQEGMDMALSKLNNGGWVHIFPEGSRSRDGGKTMGSCKRGVARFVLDGDSIPIVIPFVHTGMQEIMPIGASIPRIGKMVTVIVGDPIKFDDIINMEKGPDVPRKKLYDAVAARIGDQLHELKAQVDTIAMEQEMRLQDRFPHSIDRASVILQQVDWELFGMDNFISFADDDSMQTPDTVDPPNTSVSEQHQQSHNKKVGFSYRMRGYMNQMELMSFAARGLFMNNNETKDTAGFSREIRPLKAWKQFFDAHVSKQWNYSLQSV, encoded by the exons ATGCACCGTCTTGATCGCGGTGATGTTTGGAAGAACAAAGCTCGATCCCTGCAGTTACAGCTCAGGGACCGATTCAGAGTCGCCGTCGACCGACATTGGCGCCGCCGACATAACCATACCATCTTCCCCGATGCCGACGGTTATTTCTCTTCCACTCTTCAGCGTTGGCTTGACCGATTTCGTGATTTTCGAAGAGATAAGTTGCCTTCTACCACCGCTTTCTATCGCAAACGAG TGATGAAGGATTTCAGTTCCGAAGAAGAATCAACCATTCTTCGTATGATGCAAGCTGTTGCTGTTCCTATTCTTGGAAATGTCTGTCACGTTTTCATGAACGGATTAAATCGTGTTCag GTGTATGGATTGGAAAAACTACACTCTGCGTTGCTGGAAAGACCTAAAGGCAAGCCTCTTCTTACG GTCAGCAATCATGTTGCTGCCATGGATGATCCGCTTGTTATTGCTTCGCTGCTTCCTCCACATGTTCTTTTGGATGCTAGAAACCTCAGATGGACTCTTTGTGCAACTGATAGATGTTTTAAAAACCCTGTAACTTCTGCATTCTTTCGATCTGTCAAAGTCTTGCCGGTTTCGCGGGGCGATGGAATTTATCAGGAG GGAATGGATATGGCTCTTTCTAAATTGAACAACGGTGGTTGGGTCCACATATTTCCAGAAGGTAGTCGCTCCCGGGACGGTGGAAAAACCATGGGCTCTTGCAAGAGAGGTGTTGCCAG GTTTGTCCTGGATGGAGATAGCATTCCCATTGTTATCCCATTTGTACACACAGGGATGCAGGAGATTATGCCAATAGGTGCCAGCATTCCCAGAATTGGAAAAATG GTTACCGTGATAGTAGGTGATCCTATCAAATTTGACGATATAATCAACATGGAGAAAGGCCCAGATGTACCAAGAAAAAAACTGTATGATGCAGTAGCAGCAAGAATTGGCGATCAGTTGCATGAACTAAAGGCCCAAGTCGACACTATagcaatggaacaagaaatgCGGTTACAAGATCGCTTCCCACACAGCATCGATCGAGCATCTGTAATCTTGCAGCAGGTTGACTGGGAATTATTTGGAATGGATAACTTCATATCTTTTGCTGATGATGATTCCATGCAGACACCAGACACAGTTGACCCCCCAAATACTAGTGTTTCTGAACAGCATCAACAATCTCATAACAAGAAAGTCGGTTTCTCATACAGGATGCGTGGTTATATGAATCAGATGGAACTAATGTCTTTTGCTGCCAGAGGCTTATTTATGAATAACAATGAAACTAAGGACACTGCTGGCTTTAGTAGAGAGATACGCCCATTGAAGGCATGGAAACAGTTTTTCGATGCTCATGTATCGAAGCAGTGGAATTACAGCCTGCAGAGTGTGTAA
- the LOC123890935 gene encoding uncharacterized protein LOC123890935 isoform X1 has translation MIILLCIILTIMKGPTLSFGNMDEDKNLKVGEELWRETLPLQGGSCFYQLQGLKPLTWYEVKISYPASIPASFSLQLKRNKSDFVQNNNRRLLNTEKLIFKTDSDQDETHLILVTVEPEGFPAKPHVPERQFIIFNIVCDELLLGIPYKAWWVVALAFVCLGIAFIVPSFLPSYLLPKNQELQLDRVSKTS, from the exons ATGATTATTCTGCTTTGCATTATCCTCACCATCATGAAGGGTCCAACCCTTAGCTTTGGAAATAT ggATGAGGACAAAAATTTGAAAGTTGGAGAAGAGCTATGGAGAGAAACTCTGCCATTGCAAGGTGGCTCCTGCTTTTATCAATTACAAGGTCTGAAACCCCTTACGTGGTATGAAGTGAAGATATCATATCCAGCATCC ATACCTGCTAGCTTTTCGTTACAATTGAAGAGAAACAAgtcagattttgtgcagaacaATAACAGGAGATTGCTCAACACTGAAAAGCTAATTTTTAAGACCGATAGCGATCAG GATGAAACCCATTTAATATTGGTAACTGTGGAGCCAGAGGGATTTCCTGCAAAACCGCATGTACCCGAGAGGCAATTTATTATCTTTAATATAG TGTGCGATGAACTGCTGTTAGGCATACCCTACAAAGCTTGGTGGGTAGTGGCACTAGCATTTGTGTGTCTCGGAATTGCATTCATTGTCCCTTCCTTTCTTCCATCGTATTTGCTACCAAAGAATCAAGAGCTACAATTAGATCGTGTTTCGAAAACTTCTTGA
- the LOC123890934 gene encoding heparan-alpha-glucosaminide N-acetyltransferase, producing MNEIKGEHSVHVISSEAEPVPAKELPKKAKRVVSLDIFRGLTVALMILVDDAGEQWPVIGHAPWNGCHLADFVMPFFLFIVGMAIPLSLKKIPNKLLAVKKVIVRTLKLLFWGLLLQGGFSHAPDHLSYGVDMKQIRWCGILQRIALAYLVVALVEIVSRSRQARDDPEHTNLSIFKLYYWHWLVAACIITVYLALLYGIHVPDWQFTVHNPDSMYNGTTFTVTCGVRGKLDPPCNAVGYIDREVLGINHVYKKPAWRRSEACSVKPPYEAPFRKTAPAWCYAPFEPEGILSSISAILSTIIGLHYGHVLIHFQDHLSRLKQWLLLGLALLTLGFVLHFTHAIPLNKQLYTLSYVCVTSGAAALVFSASYVMVDIWGLKLLFVPFKWIGMNAMLVYVMAAEGIFAGFINGWYYDDPRNTLVYWIQQHVFIRVWHSTRVGILLYVIFAEILFWAVIAGILHQLGIYWKL from the exons ATGAATGAAATCAAAGGAGAGCACAGCGTTCATGTTATTTCGTCGGAAGCGGAGCCGGTTCCTGCCAAAGAGCTGCCTAAAAAGGCAAAGCGTGTTGTGTCGCTTGACATCTTCCGGGGTCTCACTGTTGCG CTTATGATCTTGGTTGATGATGCTGGAGAACAATGGCCAGTGATTGGTCATGCGCCGTGGAATGGCTGCCATCTTGCTGATTTTGTAATGCCTTTCTTTTTGTTCATTGTAGGGATGGCCATTCCACTTTCTCTCAAG AAAATACCAAATAAACTTCTAGCTGTTAAAAAGGTGATAGTAAGAACACTCAAACTCCTTTTCTGGGGTCTGCTCTTACAAG GTGGTTTCTCACATGCTCCTGACCATCTATCGTACGGAGTTGACATGAAACAAATTAGGTGGTGTGGCATTCTTCAG AGAATTGCTCTAGCATATTTGGTTGTGGCACTGGTGGAGATAGTTTCAAGAAGTAGACAAGCTAGAGATGATCCGGAACACACCAACCTCTCGATATTTAAGTTGTACTATTGGCATTG GCTGGTAGCGGCGTGTATAATTACTGTTTACTTGGCTTTACTTTATGGAATACATGTTCCAGATTGGCAATTCACTGTCCATAATCCAGACAGCATGTATAACGGCACAACTTTCACC GTAACCTGTGGTGTCAGAGGGAAACTTGACCCTCCTTGTAATGCCGTAGGATATATCGACAGAGAAGTGCTTGGAATTAATCACGTGTATAAGAAGCCAGCATGGAGGAGATCTGAA GCTTGTTCCGTGAAACCCCCATATGAAGCGCCTTTCAGAAAAACTGCTCCTGCATGGTGTTATGCTCCTTTTGAACCAGAAGGAATTTTAAG CTCAATATCTGCTATTCTATCCACAATCATCGGATTGCATTACGGACATGTACTCATACACTTTCAG GATCATCTTTCTAGATTGAAGCAATGGCTTCTGCTTGGCTTAGCTCTCCTTACTTTAGGATTTGTTCTTCACTTCACTCATG CCATTCCTTTGAATAAACAGTTGTACACACTGAGCTATGTTTGCGTAACATCTGGTGCTGCGGCATTAGTTTTTTCAGCCTCCTATGTAATG GTCGATATTTGGGGATTAAAACTATTGTTCGTCCCTTTTAAATGGATTGGCATGAATGCCATGCTTGTCTATGTCATGGCAGCTGAGGGAATCTTTGCAGGATTCATTAATGGCTGGTATTATGACGACCCTCGTAATACACTG GTCTATTGGATCCAACAACATGTTTTCATTAGAGTATGGCATTCAACAAGAGTAGGCATCTTACTATACGTGATCTTCGCCGAGATCCTATTCTGGGCCGTCATAGCAGGCATTTTGCACCAATTAGGCATATATTGGaagctttga
- the LOC123890935 gene encoding uncharacterized protein LOC123890935 isoform X2: MERNSAIARWLLLLSITRSETPYVIPASFSLQLKRNKSDFVQNNNRRLLNTEKLIFKTDSDQDETHLILVTVEPEGFPAKPHVPERQFIIFNIVCDELLLGIPYKAWWVVALAFVCLGIAFIVPSFLPSYLLPKNQELQLDRVSKTS; encoded by the exons ATGGAGAGAAACTCTGCCATTGCAAGGTGGCTCCTGCTTTTATCAATTACAAGGTCTGAAACCCCTTACGTG ATACCTGCTAGCTTTTCGTTACAATTGAAGAGAAACAAgtcagattttgtgcagaacaATAACAGGAGATTGCTCAACACTGAAAAGCTAATTTTTAAGACCGATAGCGATCAG GATGAAACCCATTTAATATTGGTAACTGTGGAGCCAGAGGGATTTCCTGCAAAACCGCATGTACCCGAGAGGCAATTTATTATCTTTAATATAG TGTGCGATGAACTGCTGTTAGGCATACCCTACAAAGCTTGGTGGGTAGTGGCACTAGCATTTGTGTGTCTCGGAATTGCATTCATTGTCCCTTCCTTTCTTCCATCGTATTTGCTACCAAAGAATCAAGAGCTACAATTAGATCGTGTTTCGAAAACTTCTTGA